The Glycine max cultivar Williams 82 unplaced genomic scaffold, Glycine_max_v4.0 scaffold_223, whole genome shotgun sequence region acaaataacatatcaattaaacatttcaacaatataataaagcaaaataacaaattataaattttataatacttaaataaccaagtctatAATGCATCACTAATAGATAATAACTTGCCGGTGTTACAGTAGTGGTAGATCATTCTCATCGAGAgagagtttgatgttattaaagaacaagagtttgatgttattaaatgtgagaatttttttattcggGAACAACACACTAAATGAAGGTATGTTAAACAGTaaacaaatagaaaacaatccaaaatgacttatattttagtctatttttttaactttctgaCTCATTGACTTGATAGTAAACTCGAGAGTCTATCAAGTTTACTCAGAGTTTATAGAGTATACCCAAAGTCTACTAAAAGGAAAGTTTACACACAAGTCAACTCGTAGAGGGTAAGTGGACccgtaaactcgtaagagttagcGAGTTAACTTGAGAGTTTGATAACTATGGTGGCGGTGGCAGAATGACAACAATAATGACGATGAAATAGTGGTGGTGATAATGACAATGACAATGATAATGACGACTGTCGTTGAATTGTGATGGTGGTGAAAATGGTGGTGGTGTGACAAAAGCCATGATGACAATGTCAGTGGTGATGATGTTGACAACAATGACAGTAACGATAATGACGACGATGATGATGACAGTGACGACAATAGTGGTAGAACAAAGACAATATGATAATGGTGACGATGACGATAGTAGAATGATAGTGATGGTAAAGATCCTGACGGTGGTGGTTGTgagaatttgttttttaaaactaaaatcaaattgaaaaatattttttattgattttaaaaatgagttaaaaaaaatcatttgaactcattttttatctaacacatcttattttaagaattacatttaaaaaaaatggaaaactaGCAACCACCCGGGGTTAGAAGTGTGGGGACACAATGGGAATTCTACACAAGTGAAACTTGAAATCTCTAGCTCACTGAGTAACGGCAGTGTGAACATCTTCCATAGAGAAAACGGACGGGGTGGTTATAGTTACTCATCATTCTCCATTGCTCCATTCTCCGCATACACTCACTACCCGCTTTTCTCTCTCAAACATCGTCGCCGCCCTTCCCTCCGATTCATCTCCGTCGGCCTCGCCGACACGAAACCGTAGACGAATAACTCCAACAATTCTAGGTAACCGCTCGATCCTTCACCGATTCGCATTTGACTTTTTGCCACCTCGAATTCCTTCCACGTCTATTGTAGTTTCCGTGAATAGATATGTTTGCCACCTTCAGGTTTGAGGCAATGCCATCGCCGGCATTGTAATTGCGTGTTCGGTAGATCCGTCGCCGGCATTGTAATTGCGTGTGCGGTAGATCCTTCGCCGGCATTGTAATTGCGTGTGCGGTAGATCCTTCGCCGGCATTGTAAtcgaatttcaaaatttatcatgtctGAAATTTTcctgaatttgattttgtttcgaATCCTTCTGGAAATAGGGATTGCATTTGAAATATCTTTTAAATTGTGATTCACTTTGTGGTTCTAATGATTTTCAGATCTATGGACTGGTGTGAGTGATGATGTTAGTTGagtttgttttagaaattgtcCTAATTTTGTCTCGTGTTATGTTAGTGTATTTTCCTTTGCTCTTTTCAGttctttctttaatattttgagaGGAGCACCAGGAATCGTTTGGCACTAAAGAGAAAGTGAGAGAGGGAGATGAAATAAGTTCGTACTGAAGATGGCGTCGAGGCAAATGGAAGAGATTCGGAAGAAATTGGCTGACCTTAATTACCCGAGAGCGAATGCCCCTGCACAGTCCCTCCTATTTGCTGGCATGGAGCGCTATGCCCTTCTAGAGTGGCTCTTCTTTCGGtatcttgtttttctttgtctCTTGAAGTCCATTTATCTGTTTGGAATTTGAGGAAGTTTTTCTGCCGGAAAACAAGATAATGGAAACTGGAATTGCTAGGTCTTAGACTCGAGTAATTGGCTTTTGCGCAACCATTGTGGCGTGATGTGGGATTACTTACTGTGCTTGTGGTTGTGGGTTGATGctcattttttaaacaaattttgggAAATCGTATGCTGTTTATTTGAATTCATTCATTCAGAGGTGAAAACAGGATGGTGAGAGAAGGGGTGGTAGAAAATTTGGAATCAAAATaggagggcgagccctggtgcaagTGCAACAGTAAAGTTGTGTCTTGTTGGTTATTGGTTCAAATCTAGAAATAGTCTCTTTGCATATGTAAGATTCTGTACAGTGACCCTTCTTCATACCTTTGCAATGTGAGGAGCCTTTGGCACTGGGGTACATGAGTTTTCTTGGTGCTATAATATTCGAAGGacttaaaatgaaaagaaacacaataaCTCCTTCTATTGCCTGCCTTTCCACATTTCCATAGTACTATTTCTCTTTTGTATCCTCTGTTTATCATGCATAACCCTAGCAATGCCCTCTTTCGCAGTATCTGACATTGTCTTGTTTTAGCCTATGTGCAGCACTACTACTTACACTTTTTTGATGTTTTCCTGTCCATGTTAAGAAGAAATGATCTTTGGTACTTGTACTTACAACAGGCTTTTAGGTGATAAGTCACCCTTTTCTCAACAAAACATACAAGGGGATGGCCTTGATCGTGATGAGGAGACAGGTCGAATTCAGTGTAAGTGTTCTCATTTTTGTTATGTTGAAAATTCCAATTTGGTTAGTTCAATACCTGTTATGCAAGCTATTTTTTTGACTAAGTTTGTGCCTTTTGCACACTTCTGCATTTGTATATAATAGTAGAGAAAAATGAGTTGTGTGATCAAGGTTGTGCTGTTTGGTTTCTTATAGCATGCCACTCAAAGGCAACCATCCTTGAATGCTGTAATTTTCTAGTTTTATTCTGTGTATATCCTGCAAAAAGATCcgctttatatattttttttatgctgaTAGATATTTGTTATTCCACATTTAGTAACATATTGCCAATTTCttcttttatgccttttttttttaaaaaaaaaagctctgGTGAAACAATCTTTGCAAGTTGCTCTCTGTCAATTTCCCTTTTGTCATTCATCTTCATCACACACTATGTATCTCTTTTTAGTGgtgattatttttaaacaaatctcTCTTGCACCTTTTGATTGTGTCTTCTTGTAGTAActtttcttttcatgatttATAATTTGCAGATTTGGCTGAGATTGCTAAGTTTCTGGGTATTACAACAACTGTAGATACAGATGCCATTCAGGTTAGTCACAATTGATTGTGTCTTGCTCTTACTGTGGATAACAATGTACTTATTGCTCTTTTCTTTGCTATTCTGATCTCAGCTATATCCTTCTGTGTCAATTGTGCATACCTTCTGAATTGTTTTGGAGATGTCCcatttttgggttattttgttttagttctttGTTTGACATGCCATGTCTGATCACAATGTGGTAAGGATTATTAGTATATTTGAGCCTGACATATTGTTGGGAAAAAATTGCTTATGATTATGTTTCTGAATTATATGTACTGTTTTTAGTGATACCTGTAGACAACTGTTTTCAAGAGCTGTCTAGATTAGTACATGTTGCATCAGTGTGAACATTAATGATTGTGGTTACCTGGATGAAATAACTAGCAGATTTTAGTTATCTTCATGAACCCTTGTCTTGGTTTTTAAAGAAACATAGTTGTTATTAGTTAAGGGCTTAAAGCAGAAAGGGTTACAGGCAATTAGCTTATCTGGGAAATACCATTTAATGTGCTGAAGCACATGAATTGATTGGTCTGGTTCTGTCTAATTTTGTGTCTAACTAGCATGTACTATTAGTCATTAGATAACCCATTGAAAAGTTCCCTAAAATTCTGATCTAATCTTTATTgtttaataaaagagaaaaaattcttgtgtgttAATAAAGAAAGGAGGTTATTGATAGGCTTGGTACtagatttgatatttttctcttgGATCCAGTGTCCTTGCTTGTTTTGATGGAAAAGAGTGAAGATTTAAAGTTTTATGTCCTGATGTGATATGCATTATAGTAATATTCATACACATTCTGGATTTCTGGTTATGATTTACCTTCAAAGCTAGTAAATATTAGTCAAATATGACAGGGGCATGGAAGCTATGAAGACCGTACTGCAATGCTTCGTCTTATTGTAGATCTAGTGGACGCAACAATATGCGCAGATAATCCAGAATGGAGGTTGTCCACTGTCATATATATTTCtgagtgatattttttttctataatttttgttttgcagagatGGAATTGACAtaaattttgtttgtattttgattCCTGTAGTGTTGACGAGCAGGTAGCCAAGGACATCCAATTAATAGACTCCATTGCAGAAAAACAAGCTCAAATATTTTCTGAAGAATGTAAATTGTTTCCTGCAGATGTTCAGATTCAGTCCATATATCCATTGtaaaaatttcttcattttcttatgAATATTTACCTTCCCATTCTACATGACTATTTGagtaaatatctttattttataatgctGGGCTTGCATTTGTATCTTAACTTACcaaattatttaacatttgaTATAGTGTTACCATATGCAACACACTAGGGCATATTTTTGAACAGCATTGGCATGGTTTATGATGCACATCAATTGTTGCTTTAAGTTCAGGGAGAAATATTCCTAGTACAAAATAACGAAATTGCAGACCATGGTTATGTACTGGAAACTGCTATTTAATAATTTGTTCTCTGCAAATATTACATTGTAAGAATGTAAACTGATGAATACCATTGAAAATTTCAGTCTGGTATACATAGAGGTAACCTTTTGTTCAATGGAAACTAAACTTGATAGATACTGATAGTTGTTTGCTTTCTTTAGTTAAGTAACAGGTAGCGAAGCTACATATGCACTCACAGACTTACAcattaaacacaaaatttaaatgatgccATCATTTGAGAGTTTTTTATGGTGTTAAGATTATTGTGTTTCCCTAAGTAGCAAGCACATATAAATCCTGCTCACACTTTGGATTCAGCAGTTGAATTTTATTCattcaatttatatataaatatataaaatatgtactATTGATAATTCATTTGAtggaaattatttatcttttgctagtAAAAGAAATTCTATTTCATGAGATGTATTAACATTCTGGcctttttaaactattttcagGCCAGATGTTTCTGAGCTGGAGTTGAAGTTTTCTGAACAATCAAAAATATTGTTGAATCTTCAACAAAAAGTTGATGACTTGGCATCCAAGGTTTACTGCAATTCTCAACCCACTTCTCTTTGATAGTTATATGATATGACTGTAGCTGGAAATAGATCAGAAGCttgaatttttgtttctctttttctttacagCCATATTGTTTCACCTTGTTGATGTACTGTATGTTTGATGATTTTCTTTTGAACCTTGATAGCACTAATTTTTCTGTTTCTTGGTAAATGTACCAATCCTCTTTATTAACCTTTCTTGTTCTAGCTTTTTTAATTCTTTCCAATGATTTACTAAATGAGGACATGAACTAAATTTCGCATTGACACTGCATTATATTTTGGTTTCCTCTGCTGATCCTCTACAAGTTGAGCTTTTGTTCAATTGTCAGGCATTTGTTGTTGACAACTactattttgtaaatatttttgtaactaTATGTGAAATAGGAAATTGAAACAGTTTTCTCAAACCAAGCAGGCCTTTAAATTTCCatttcttgttttcttgaatCTCAACTCTCAATTCTGTATCTTGCCATGTTTCTCGACATTGTGTGATATTTTTCAAATTGTGTCATTTAATAtcttattttctaattcttgattattatttttaaatgatgagACTATGATGTCAACACATTTCTGAGTAATATTATTGTACTTATTTTGATACTGTTGCTATCATATCCTGTTTGTAGCATGCTTACAATCCTGATGAGGAGTATACTGAGGTGGAATCCCAATTGCGGGCACATTTGGAATCTTTTCTAGAAACAGCTAGAACATTCAATTTGATTTACACCAAGGTTTGGCCAGGCTTTGCTCTAATTTGTTTTACAAACCCTCTTATCCAATTTGTTCAAATCctgtcaaataaatatttagtgtATTATAAGTGAAGAAACAGTCCTGGCAATGAATGGAACTATCATTGTTTTTAGTTTCAACTAGTCAGGGTTGTATACTTCTAAATCCCCTAATTTGAGCATCTAGACCAGAATAGCTGCTTCATCTAGACCAATGGTGATCTGATCACTGGACTGCTACCACTGAAACTTTAATTGTAGTTGACCCTTATGAAAAACTGGATAGCTCTGATTGTAATTGGTACACAATTTTCTGGTGCCATCAGAGTCTGGGCTGGTTTTAGTGTCTGACTGGATATGGCTGAGAAATAATGAAAGGACATAGACAAAGAATGCTTATAACTATATCACTAAAATCATGCTATCTTGCTTACAATGTACTGGTGTACTTctttaatgtataaattttgttttggttttatttttggtaaaagACTATTAGTCTTGTTAACATTGCATTTGATGAATTGGAAGTTTCAATTTGAGATACTTAATTTAtctaatgattttattatactAATTATAATGGTGGCATACTCATAATATCTGGGGAAGCTTATAAAAAATTGCTTGTGTAGGAAATTCGTCCATGGACACACATGATGGAGGTTCCGCAACTTCATGGATTTGGACCAGCTGCCAATCGTTTATTGGAGGCCTATAAAATGCTTTTGAAGGTATCCTGCTTATGCTTGGcataaatgcttttttttttaaaaaaaaaaaactattattctGTTCAAAttgttagaaatttaaaatcaagTGATGCTAGACATAATTCGAAATTAATCTATTAGCAGTTACTGGTTAGTTACAGAGATACCTATTCACAAATATAGAACTCCTTTTATTGGTTCTGGCTGATCACCCTTATTTCAACATGTTAGCTGGTCATGCTTGAATTTAATTCTTATTGTCTGCCTCTCTTCAATCCCTCCAATTTTGCTACTCAGGTTGAATTTGctgaatttttttcctttttcttatccCCTCTTAGTCCTCCTTTTTAGTAAAATGTGTATTAGAATGTGTTAGCCTGTTAGAGAGTGTATTGCTAACACTCCTTTAAATTTTAAGGAAATAGGGCTAATATCTTAAGATTCAATAAACAAGGAGTCTGACCcacaaaaatttgtaatttccaATAAATATTAAACAACGGGAAAGAATATATTCAAAAGAGTGTGTTGCTAACATTTTTCCTTAGAAGTTATCCGTTAGTATTTGATAATTGATACACTTGGTTTCCATTAAACATTGCTTAATTTCTTTTGCCAGTATGGCAAGTCAAGTGAGAGGAATTGAGCAATTAAAGGAAGCTATGTTTTGAATAATATTCTTGTTGACTTTATTGACGATATATGTATGTGCTTATTTGCAACAGTTTTTGGGCAACCTACGGAATCTTAGGGACTCACATGCAGCACTTGCCTTCGGTTCTTCTGAGACATCCGACGGGCCTTCATCTGTCACACGAATAATCTCTGAATGTGAATCTGCATTGACAGTCTTAAATCGTGATCTTGGAATTCTCTCTGCTTCCATTGCTCGTGAACAGGTAGAGAAGATGAACATTTGACGAAACATGAGAAACAAGTTATTAATCCTTATTCTTTTGGATTTTGTGAACTTGTGCATAATGGTTCATATTGTTGACATGATGTGTGCTGATGTGAAGTCAGCACGGTTGTCAGACTGGGTCTATGTAAACTTGTGGAGGGTCTGAAGTGTGACACATAGACTTCACTTGTAAACTGAGAAGAGTATAgctaatacaaaaatattattaaaaaacctAACCAATATCCAAATGatatataaaactattaaatcatgtaaattatgatttgtgaatacataaaataaataaaggtttAAATATTAAAGTACTCCCCCATTTCTGAACCCCGTTTTTCTTCTCCTCCCTCCCCTAAAAGAAGCTCTACCCTTTTTGTTTGGTTCGAAGTGTGGCAGGCTATGGTCCATATTCTAGCTGCCTAGTGGCCAAAATTGTTGAATACATGTTCTTGAAGTGAGATTGACTTGATTCTTAACTCCACAAATATGAACTTCATAAGCTCCAATGAGATATTTGCAAAGACACTTTGATGCTTGAGGTTTATATAGTTTATGAGAATGAGatggattgccattcaaggttgTCCATGCACTAGGGGTAGGAGTTATATGTTATTCTTGCAGTACTGAGAAGACTTTAATCTTGGGTCCCTTTGCCCATGGCTACATGTCCACCGACTTGAGTTTGGCCTTAGGTCTAATTTGTaacattttccttttcaatCAATTTGTTAAGAAAAACTCCACTCCTCTTGGCTTTTAGGAAGATAACCCTTGCTAGCTTGTGTCTGACCATGCAACCAATCACCTAATTCCATCTAAAAATAGAACAAATCTCCAATGAAAAATCTAGGGTGCTTTCTCCTTGTCACGGCTATTGTCTCACTTATCCTCCACCGATGTTAAGATGCCCAATGAGTTATACACCTTTCGTGTTCTCATCCTCTTCCCCTTCTAGGTTCGATAGGTAGCAGTATCCTATGCATATCGCTCAACATTGTGTCTTTGAAAGTGTGCCCTAGTCGGTGGTGTTTAGGTCTCAATATTGGCTACAATGGGTGATCGGGTTATGGTGGGGATTGTTGTGGTGTGTGATGTGAATGGTGGCCTCTGTTACCAAAGCATGGTCCGATGAGATGCAATTTGGTCTTGAGACTATGATTTTGTGGATGCTAGATATAGGTGATGGTGCCAGTATTGTTAAATATAATTCCTTCTTAGACCAATTTAATTCTATGagtattattgaaaaaaaattatattatcaactaaaactattttatttaattatttttgttgatcTTGATGAATTAAGTATTTGTTTCTTACATATAGAATAAGaagtagtatattttttatacacataCCAAATAATTTAAAGTGAATGAGTGTGTGCTTAGTTTGCAGGTGTCAACTTTTAAAACACTCCAACAAAGTAAGTATCTGTCTTGACATATTGACTCAAATTGATGTTTAAGATTTTCGACATCTAAACAAACACTGATTCTCATGTTGGTCCAAGTCTTAAAGGTCTTGGATTCAAATTTTATCATGAGtactttttatgatttttaaacaaTGCATTGTCTTGTGATATTAGTGCCATATTTACCAATTATGTTAGCATCAGAATTCAGACAACTACATACATCAGCACCTCACATATCAACCACTTTAACATTAGATGACCCTGTCAGTACCAACAAGCCACatgaacaacaaaaattaagttAGAAATTGGACATTAAAGTGACGAAGGGATCAATTAACTAAAATCAATTAGCACAATTAAAATTTAGGAGATAAAAATGGCAAACTTAAAGGCAATTAAgccttttttaagtttttatattgtttcctttttttctacTACCATTAaaagattttgtttttaaacattTCTTGTGATACTGAATTGATATAAACTTTTCGAGAAGGAAAAAATTTACACGGTTTTATAGGTGTTGTGCAATTTGAATTAGAGTTTCATATTGGTAACATGCATGAGGACATCGTTATTGGCCCAACACCATTGTTATTGGTTCCTACCAagtggttgaaaaaaaaaattctttaaaaaatgtcTTGTCTAAGGAATCacatttttgttgtgtatttattttaatttaaaaaaaaacacaacaaaaatgtaattttgtatacaaaatttaaaatagaatcaTGATTTCGATTGTGTATACAGAACAGTGTTATCAAATGGCGGCGTTATGGCGGTTTTGCGTGGtggaaatttgaaaaaatgccACCGAATACCGGTGGCGTGGCGGGTTTACAATGGCGGCCGCCATAGCCATGGCAGTCATGGCGGTATTGCGAAAATAGcgggtttttttgtttttttctgcgCGGTAGGAGTTGGGCTGACCTGACCCAACCCTACCCGTTATGATATTCAAAAGCGTAGCGGGGAAACGCAGCACAAAACGCAACACACGACCAGGAGCGACACCCTGCACCCAACAGCGACGCCGCACGCAGCAGCCACCATGCACCAGCAATGACGACCCCGCGGCCCGCACGCACGACCCAGTAGCGACGAGCACCGGCAGAGGACCTCGCGACGACGACGAGCATTGATAGACGACCCCGCGAAGGCGACACCGCACCGACCCCGTACCCTCACAAAGGCGAACGTCGCGGAACAACTTCAGTGTgatgtgcttttattttttttgtttatctttttttgctgTTTGACATCGTTTTTGATGTCtacagcttttttttttcatttttctatttgacaccctctttttatttttgacagtcccatttttatttattttttctatttgacaccacgtttttttttttttttttctgttcagtCCTCTTTTAAATGGCTGAACCATCCACCATGACATCCGCCATCCGCCATTTATATTGTGTATTTGTTTTGACTTAAACAAATAGAGAGGGTGATGTGggtttaaattcttttattggATTTTCAAAGTTGGAATGGATCAATAGTAATTCTTGTAAGGGCCAATAGCAACTCCCCATCCACAACTCTTTAATGCAAACCTTTTTTTCACTTATTAGGGTGCCTGAGTCAATGGAATAATTAATCAATCTTTAGAGTTTAGGTGATATTTTAGGAGCTCACATctcaacttttatttattataacagATAATAGGTAGATAATGGACTTTGCATGGATGTAAaactgttaaaaaaattatgaaatcttGCAAGAAAAGGTTTCATGGTTTCCCGTATATTTGGTCATTGATCTAATTTGTTCAATAGCTTACTTTGCATTCTTGTTACTAGATTTTGAGCTACCTATAACATTTTGTATCATGAGTGCCagccttttcttttattaggcCTTAATTACTCGAGTTTTCAAATATTTGGCTTTAATTAGATTGTTTATCTAACCTTTTCTAATCTATAATAGTGGTATTTTAAgatatattattgaaatttgtcgataaaattatatatcacaATAATTAtaggaatttttattttgtaaaaatatttatttatttattattgcatttttctaagtttcattcatgtattataaattgaaatatacAACTAGTTTCACTTTCTAAactagatattttcaatattaattttctCCTAACTTTTGGATATGTGTTTCACACACTATTCTCATAAAATTTCTCtcagtaattttaaaatatcatccTCTTTTTTTCATCTAGATTATAATCATTTGTCTACTTCATTCTATCCTATTTTATCtgtatttctaaattaaattttaataattttaattttttatcaataa contains the following coding sequences:
- the LOC100809294 gene encoding AUGMIN subunit 7; this translates as MASRQMEEIRKKLADLNYPRANAPAQSLLFAGMERYALLEWLFFRLLGDKSPFSQQNIQGDGLDRDEETGRIQYLAEIAKFLGITTTVDTDAIQGHGSYEDRTAMLRLIVDLVDATICADNPEWSVDEQVAKDIQLIDSIAEKQAQIFSEECKLFPADVQIQSIYPLPDVSELELKFSEQSKILLNLQQKVDDLASKHAYNPDEEYTEVESQLRAHLESFLETARTFNLIYTKEIRPWTHMMEVPQLHGFGPAANRLLEAYKMLLKFLGNLRNLRDSHAALAFGSSETSDGPSSVTRIISECESALTVLNRDLGILSASIAREQVEKMNI